From the Planctomycetia bacterium genome, one window contains:
- a CDS encoding DPP IV N-terminal domain-containing protein: protein MSRIPALMTCWLAMANVFVVADDRANHTKILTEAETRLKAIYDEREFAPATFSGQWLRDSSGYVVLEKPEDGSEPELVQYDVLSGNRSIVLGGDQLVVPGTSDRLVIQEFVPSPVSSQFLLLARVAANEKTGYWLFDSKSGELTAIAAEIDRLSWENTFSPNGTRILFRRGPDLLVFDLASSRTISLTQTGDQDTLENGVPGGWSPDGQPVQARWSPDGQQIAYVQSDASHVRQRPVVLPTDPTYPEVSLERFARVGTPIPTLRVGVVPADGGETRWVDLPADPGAFYLNDVSWAGNSEELLVEMLSRSRDSRSFLLLNTKTETTTTAYEESDPAWVDASYSANAGLEWIQGGKAFVLLSERDGWRHAYVISRDGQQQTLLTKQASDIMTRGPVDERGGWMYFLASPENATQRYLYRVRLDGNSDPERVTPQDQPGTHRYDFSPDRQWAFHTHSTFDSPPVIDLVKLPEHRSVRVLEDNAECRRRVSPLITRPTEFLQLDIGNGVVMDAWMIKPRDFDSTKKYPVFVFVYGEPHGQTVLDDWTGGQNHSMFHRMIADFGYLVVSIDGRGTPAPKGAAWRRAVFGSLGPLSTEEQAAGVVELTRTRSFVDASRVGIWGWSGGGTNTLNALFRKPDVYHVGIAVAPKPQPDLYNAWFQEIFMGTREANPDGYRQAAAINFADGLRGDLLIVHGTGETNTHLQITEGLVDRLIELGKRFDYMAYPNRDHGLREGKGTAVHLRLLMTRYLIEHLPAGPR, encoded by the coding sequence ATGAGTCGAATCCCCGCGCTGATGACCTGCTGGCTGGCGATGGCGAACGTGTTCGTCGTCGCCGATGACCGCGCCAATCATACAAAGATTCTGACCGAGGCCGAGACGCGGTTGAAAGCGATCTACGACGAGCGAGAGTTTGCGCCTGCGACGTTCTCTGGACAGTGGCTGCGAGACAGCTCCGGCTACGTGGTTCTCGAAAAACCCGAGGATGGTTCCGAGCCGGAGCTTGTGCAGTACGACGTGCTGAGTGGAAATCGCTCCATCGTGCTCGGCGGCGACCAACTCGTTGTTCCGGGCACGTCCGACCGACTGGTCATTCAGGAATTCGTTCCGTCGCCCGTCTCGAGTCAGTTCCTGTTGCTTGCGCGAGTCGCCGCCAACGAAAAAACGGGATACTGGCTGTTTGATTCGAAATCGGGTGAACTCACAGCGATCGCCGCCGAGATCGACCGGCTGTCCTGGGAGAACACGTTTTCTCCGAACGGGACTCGAATTCTCTTTCGGCGCGGGCCCGATCTCTTGGTGTTCGACCTGGCCAGTAGTCGCACAATTTCACTGACACAGACTGGGGATCAAGACACGCTTGAAAATGGCGTTCCTGGCGGATGGAGTCCTGACGGGCAGCCGGTTCAGGCGCGATGGAGTCCCGACGGGCAACAGATTGCCTATGTTCAATCTGATGCTTCACATGTTCGACAACGACCTGTCGTTCTTCCGACGGATCCGACGTATCCCGAAGTCTCGCTAGAACGATTTGCCCGCGTCGGGACGCCGATTCCGACGCTGCGAGTCGGAGTCGTCCCTGCGGACGGCGGAGAGACACGTTGGGTGGACCTGCCGGCCGATCCGGGCGCGTTCTATCTCAACGACGTCAGTTGGGCGGGAAACTCGGAAGAACTGCTGGTCGAGATGTTGAGCCGCTCCCGCGACTCTCGGTCGTTTCTACTCCTGAACACAAAGACCGAGACAACGACCACGGCGTACGAGGAGTCCGATCCGGCCTGGGTTGATGCGAGTTACTCGGCCAATGCTGGTCTGGAATGGATTCAGGGTGGCAAAGCGTTCGTGCTGCTGAGCGAGCGTGACGGCTGGCGGCACGCGTATGTGATTTCCCGTGATGGCCAGCAGCAGACGCTGCTGACAAAACAGGCCAGCGACATCATGACTCGAGGGCCGGTCGATGAGCGCGGCGGCTGGATGTACTTCCTCGCGTCGCCGGAGAACGCCACGCAGCGTTACCTCTATCGCGTTCGACTGGATGGGAACAGCGATCCCGAACGCGTCACGCCGCAAGACCAGCCGGGGACGCACCGATACGACTTCTCGCCCGATCGCCAATGGGCGTTCCATACGCATTCGACGTTCGATTCTCCGCCGGTGATCGACCTGGTGAAGCTTCCGGAACATCGCTCGGTGCGTGTCCTGGAGGACAATGCCGAGTGTCGCCGTCGAGTGAGTCCGCTGATCACGCGGCCCACCGAGTTCTTGCAGCTCGATATCGGAAACGGCGTCGTGATGGATGCCTGGATGATCAAGCCGCGGGACTTCGACTCGACGAAGAAGTATCCAGTGTTCGTCTTTGTGTACGGCGAGCCGCACGGCCAGACGGTTCTCGACGATTGGACGGGCGGCCAGAATCACTCGATGTTTCATCGGATGATCGCCGACTTCGGATACCTGGTGGTGTCCATTGACGGCCGTGGGACGCCCGCACCGAAAGGAGCAGCCTGGCGACGCGCGGTCTTCGGAAGTCTCGGCCCGCTGTCGACGGAGGAGCAAGCCGCTGGCGTGGTGGAGCTGACTCGGACGCGATCCTTTGTGGATGCTTCGCGCGTGGGCATTTGGGGTTGGAGCGGCGGCGGCACGAACACCTTGAATGCGCTGTTCCGCAAGCCCGACGTGTACCACGTCGGCATCGCGGTGGCGCCAAAACCGCAGCCTGACCTCTACAACGCCTGGTTCCAGGAAATCTTCATGGGCACTCGCGAAGCGAACCCGGACGGCTATCGCCAGGCCGCTGCGATCAATTTCGCCGATGGCTTGCGGGGCGATTTGCTGATTGTCCATGGCACCGGAGAAACCAACACGCACCTGCAAATCACCGAAGGTCTCGTCGATCGGCTCATCGAGTTGGGCAAACGCTTCGACTACATGGCCTACCCGAATCGCGATCACGGCCTACGCGAAGGAAAAGGGACCGCGGTTCACCTGCGCCTGCTGATGACGCGCTACTTGATTGAGCACCTGCCGGCCGGCCCTCGGTAG
- a CDS encoding DUF4832 domain-containing protein — protein sequence MPYQADVRDKFPHSLEFNYLPYSALVKGYDDFDWNPLEKMLDNIASRGHQAVFRIYLEYPKKTGAIPDFLIQDGLKIHKYVNTNTKPLPPAQEETPDYENKNLQRSMKNFIAALGQKYDGDPRIGFVTAGLLGAWGEWHNYPRDDLFASKTVQLEVVEAYEAAFKVTPVLLRYPAGKEDHQHAQNSDRKFGYHDDSFAWATLHTGRKGDEWFYMTALKAAGPDAEAKWKTHPIGGEIRPEAWGQVFDEQPGNKQIQNILKCVEESHATWLMDSGMFERKQQADRIARAKVVVRRMGYEFHASAVTIGAVKDGKVSVALEIENRGVAPFYYDWRPEYGLLADGSAAKTFTGSGKLTGLLPGDNPRVWSDNLDLSGVKAGSYTLAVRLPNSLKGGIPLRFANTTQDADVPTWLSLGGIRLQ from the coding sequence GTGCCGTACCAAGCCGACGTGCGGGACAAGTTCCCACACAGCCTGGAGTTTAATTACTTGCCCTACTCGGCGCTGGTGAAAGGTTACGACGATTTCGACTGGAACCCGCTGGAGAAGATGCTCGACAACATCGCCAGCCGCGGGCATCAGGCGGTGTTCCGCATCTACCTCGAGTATCCGAAGAAGACCGGCGCCATCCCCGACTTCCTCATTCAGGACGGACTGAAGATTCACAAGTATGTGAACACGAACACCAAGCCGCTGCCGCCTGCCCAGGAGGAAACCCCCGACTACGAAAACAAGAATCTTCAGCGTTCGATGAAGAACTTCATCGCCGCACTAGGCCAGAAGTATGACGGCGACCCGCGGATCGGGTTCGTTACGGCCGGGTTGCTCGGCGCGTGGGGCGAGTGGCATAACTACCCGAGGGACGATCTCTTCGCCAGCAAAACGGTGCAACTGGAGGTCGTGGAAGCCTACGAAGCGGCATTCAAGGTTACGCCGGTGTTGCTGCGATACCCGGCTGGGAAAGAAGACCATCAGCACGCACAAAACTCCGACCGCAAGTTTGGCTATCATGACGACTCGTTCGCATGGGCGACGCTGCACACCGGAAGGAAAGGTGACGAGTGGTTCTACATGACCGCCCTGAAGGCCGCCGGCCCTGATGCGGAGGCCAAGTGGAAGACGCACCCCATCGGCGGTGAAATCCGCCCTGAGGCGTGGGGGCAAGTGTTCGACGAGCAGCCCGGTAATAAGCAGATCCAGAACATCCTCAAATGCGTGGAAGAGTCGCATGCGACGTGGCTGATGGACAGCGGCATGTTCGAACGGAAACAGCAGGCCGACCGCATCGCGAGGGCGAAAGTAGTGGTGCGTCGGATGGGGTACGAATTCCACGCCTCGGCCGTGACGATCGGCGCGGTGAAGGACGGCAAAGTATCGGTGGCACTCGAGATCGAAAACCGAGGCGTCGCTCCGTTCTACTATGACTGGCGGCCGGAATACGGATTGCTGGCGGATGGGAGCGCGGCGAAGACATTCACGGGGAGCGGGAAGCTGACTGGGCTGCTTCCCGGCGACAATCCGCGGGTATGGTCTGATAACCTGGACCTTTCTGGTGTGAAAGCAGGGTCGTACACCCTCGCAGTGCGATTGCCCAATTCGCTGAAGGGCGGCATTCCGCTGCGTTTTGCCAACACGACACAGGACGCTGACGTGCCCACTTGGCTTTCGCTCGGTGGTATCCGGCTTCAGTAA
- a CDS encoding dihydrodipicolinate synthase family protein, which produces MKSVIFQGCVPALMTPCLADHTPNYPALVKKAQALITAGMNGVVYCGSMGDWPLLTDEQRQEGVRRLTEAGVPVIVGTGAQSPARAAAHAAHAQRVGAQGLMVIPRLLSRGTSPAAQRAHFAGILAAAPELPAVIYNSPYYGFETKADLFFDLRRAFPNLVGFKEFGGADALSYAAEHITHADSDVLLMVGVDTQVCHGFIRCGAVGAITGIGNCLPREVLHLIALCRRAAAGDVEARRLALELEDAIAELARFDEGPDLVLYFKYLFVLLGDADYELNFNESDQLSPSQKHFAKAQLKLFQQWWSRWPGQE; this is translated from the coding sequence TTGAAATCAGTCATTTTCCAGGGGTGCGTCCCGGCGCTGATGACCCCGTGCTTGGCGGATCACACGCCAAACTATCCAGCCTTGGTGAAGAAGGCTCAGGCCCTGATAACGGCCGGAATGAACGGAGTCGTGTACTGCGGCTCGATGGGAGACTGGCCCCTGCTGACGGATGAGCAACGACAGGAAGGTGTTCGCCGCCTGACGGAAGCCGGAGTGCCCGTCATCGTTGGCACGGGCGCTCAGAGTCCCGCGCGCGCCGCCGCGCACGCCGCTCACGCGCAGCGCGTTGGAGCGCAGGGGTTGATGGTCATTCCCCGTTTGCTGTCGCGGGGAACTTCTCCGGCAGCTCAGCGAGCGCACTTCGCCGGCATCCTGGCAGCGGCGCCCGAACTGCCCGCCGTGATTTACAACAGCCCCTACTACGGATTCGAGACCAAGGCGGACCTGTTCTTCGATCTGCGGCGCGCGTTTCCGAATCTCGTCGGCTTCAAGGAATTTGGCGGCGCGGATGCTTTGAGCTACGCCGCCGAGCACATCACGCACGCCGATAGCGACGTGTTGTTAATGGTGGGCGTCGATACGCAAGTGTGTCATGGCTTCATTCGCTGCGGCGCCGTCGGTGCGATCACGGGAATCGGCAATTGCCTGCCGCGCGAAGTGCTGCATCTGATCGCGCTTTGCAGACGGGCCGCGGCCGGCGACGTCGAAGCGCGGCGATTGGCGCTGGAACTGGAAGACGCCATCGCCGAGTTGGCGCGTTTCGACGAAGGGCCGGACCTGGTGCTGTACTTCAAGTATCTGTTCGTGCTGCTCGGCGACGCGGACTACGAACTGAACTTCAATGAATCCGATCAGCTCTCACCCAGTCAAAAGCACTTTGCCAAGGCGCAACTAAAGCTCTTCCAGCAGTGGTGGAGTCGCTGGCCAGGCCAGGAGTAG
- a CDS encoding cis-3-hydroxy-L-proline dehydratase, with protein sequence MKIARIFAHRVELPLVESSYKWSGGKSVSVFDSTIVGVETESGLVGYGEVCPLGPFYLPAYAEGVRAGLRELGPHLIGFDPRELSKLNQRMDAALKGHPYVKSGIDIACWDILGKVTGLPVCVLMGGRFGESVRLYRAISQQQPDEMAGNVAEYRDQGYTRFQLKVGGDPDQDIERIRQVRQILRPTDRLVADANTGWTQHEAMRVVRAVRDIDVYIEQPCLTYEECLTVRRHTDHPFVLDENVDGIDMLLRAKADLAMDVVNLKISKLGGLTRTKQVRDLCVAMGIAMTLEDSWGGDITTAAIAHLAHSTPEEFRFTSTDFNSYVTVSTASGAPQRENGFMTASVAPGLGIAPREEVIGKRVVEVS encoded by the coding sequence GTGAAGATCGCCCGAATCTTTGCTCATCGTGTCGAGCTGCCGTTGGTCGAAAGTTCGTACAAGTGGTCCGGGGGGAAGTCGGTGTCGGTATTCGACAGCACGATTGTCGGCGTGGAGACCGAAAGCGGACTCGTCGGCTACGGGGAGGTCTGTCCGCTGGGCCCGTTTTATCTTCCGGCTTATGCCGAAGGGGTGCGAGCCGGGTTGCGGGAACTGGGGCCGCACTTGATCGGCTTCGATCCACGCGAACTTTCCAAACTGAATCAGCGGATGGATGCGGCGTTGAAGGGTCATCCGTACGTTAAATCGGGAATCGACATCGCGTGCTGGGACATTCTCGGCAAAGTCACGGGGCTGCCGGTGTGCGTGCTGATGGGAGGCCGGTTCGGTGAGAGCGTGCGGCTGTATCGTGCGATCTCACAGCAGCAGCCGGATGAGATGGCTGGCAATGTCGCCGAGTATCGCGATCAAGGTTACACGAGATTTCAACTGAAAGTCGGCGGCGATCCCGATCAGGACATCGAACGCATTCGCCAGGTCCGCCAAATTCTGCGACCGACGGATCGACTGGTCGCCGACGCCAATACCGGCTGGACGCAGCACGAAGCGATGCGCGTGGTCCGCGCCGTTCGCGACATCGATGTCTACATCGAGCAGCCTTGTCTGACTTACGAAGAGTGTTTGACGGTGCGCAGGCACACGGATCATCCCTTCGTCCTCGATGAGAACGTCGACGGAATCGACATGCTCCTGCGAGCGAAGGCCGATCTCGCGATGGACGTCGTAAATCTGAAGATCAGCAAACTGGGCGGCCTCACCAGAACGAAACAGGTGCGCGACCTGTGCGTCGCGATGGGGATCGCGATGACGCTCGAAGACAGTTGGGGGGGCGACATCACCACGGCGGCGATCGCGCACCTGGCGCACAGCACGCCCGAAGAGTTCCGGTTCACCAGCACCGACTTCAACAGCTACGTCACCGTCAGTACCGCGAGCGGCGCTCCTCAACGCGAGAACGGTTTCATGACCGCGAGCGTTGCGCCGGGGCTGGGGATCGCTCCGCGCGAAGAAGTGATTGGCAAACGAGTTGTGGAAGTCTCGTGA